The following proteins come from a genomic window of Trifolium pratense cultivar HEN17-A07 linkage group LG4, ARS_RC_1.1, whole genome shotgun sequence:
- the LOC123920207 gene encoding membrane protein of ER body-like protein isoform X4, whose translation MEQENQHQVMIVHDNNDEEVDDFALKRKDNNLVTDVVVTSSSTSSSDSMSNGDSRHHSNGRTSTIVTDPDESSLQKEEEVEEKRNVGECNSDFGDDKEEDCVPVGLGLVAEFVEQEATNGEEVKITDATLCYESSDILQNKYNVYFDKQQGNEVNGHNRVQNGDATKHEKSKFDEQVENSDIQNSLSRKVENQHMSIVVDKVPSGSEQSASHDSSDRQVTTPAVNFCEETKKESDSKKEIDQQEKEFDVELVIAKQETHDLYCPNCKSCITKRVILKKRKRNIHVLDKKGKRDRLDLVVDDNVANSTTTPEVNQGDYPNVISEITTLEPPAAAAAAAAAADDDDDNDDHPDKEVEVFRCLSCFSIFIPSGKGFNLFRNFGGASKQESSQNPSSITASNLQNSSNIPSSSSNQNWFISLFTSTKGKTATKQGDTFHEPSRTGPADLHQSTITSTIPSSPDISHPEGQLADAAPIKNSKRTPDVNHGHGSVNSTISSNGVQSVVQDFIDFSEKEQSLTRKPRTDNGEKNKTSVDTIKTNTVEVTSSMNYSNGMVSEYKSVNSVTTTSSETFVSSRETTKGAIQNHYQEKPELLVPISVTVGSLIVENSPNDVNKPLEFVKNNDSSLRQGGAQSPFDSTRSPIDATFPSKMDSTLIEKTRNEINEKINNYVGKENNYDVIVDVDREANESTTLQTEDNVPVDGAIVTDSQTQVGIGAQPRDEIGEPKKWEIVKSIVYGGLVESITSLGIVSSAASSGATPLNIIALGFANLIGGLFILGHNLKELKDNHSRGQQQQTNIQDRYQEQLGSRSNFVFHAVIAVLSFLIFGSVPLIIYGVLINKNYYDEVKLAIVAATSVACIILLTIGKVYTARPPKSYIKTVLYYVTMALAASGISYIAGKLIKDLIDKFSHSESGFAITMPISETNMETAWMSY comes from the exons ATGGAGCAAGAAAACCAACATCAAGTCATGATTGTGCATGATAACAATGATGAAGAAGTGGATGATTTTGCTTTGAAAAGAAAGGACAACAACCTCGTTACAGATGTTGTTGTCACATCCTCTTCTACTTCTTCTTCTGATAGCATGAGCAATGGTGATAGTAGGCATCATAGCAATGGAAGAACTTCAACAATTGTCACCGACCCAGATGAATCTTCTTTACAGAAAGAGGAAGAAGttgaagagaaaagaaatgttgGTGAATGTAATAGTGATTTTGGTGATGATAAAGAAGAAGATTGTGTACCTGTTGGACTTGGACTAGTAGCTGAATTTGTAGAACAAGAAGCAACAAATGGAGAAGAAGTCAAAATAACTGATGCTACTCTTTGTTATGAATCTTCTGATATATTGCAGAACAAGTACAATGTTTACTTTGACAAACAACAAG GCAATGAAGTTAACGGACATAACAGAGTTCAAAATGGCGATGCTACCAAACATGAGAAGAGTAAATTCGATGAACAAGTTGAAAATTCAGATATTCAAAATAGTTTAAGCAGAAAAGTCGAGAACCAACATATGAGCATCGTCGTTGACAAAGTTCCTTCAGGTTCAGAACAATCTGCTTCACATGATTCATCTGACAGACAAGTTACTACACCGGCTGTGAATTTCTGTGaagaaacaaaaaaggaaaGCGACTCGAAAAAAGAAATTGACCAACAAGAGAAAGAGTTTGATGTTGAGCTAGTAATTGCAAAACAAGAGACACATGATTTGTATTGTCCTAATTGCAAATCATGCATTACTAAAAGAGTTATcctcaagaaaagaaaaaggaacatTCATGTATTAGACAAGAAAGGCAAACGCGATAGGTTGGACCTTGTAGTTGACGATAATGTGGCTAATAGTACTACTACACCTGAAGTCAACCAAGGTGATTATCCAAATGTAATATCTGAAATTACTACTCTGGAGCCacctgctgctgctgctgctgctgctgctgctgctgatgatgatgatgataatgatgatcatCCTGACAAAGAAGTTGAAGTATTCAGATGTTTATCATGCTTCAGCATCTTTATTCCTAGTG GAAAAGGTTTCAATCTGTTCCGTAATTTTGGTGGTGCCAGCAAGCAAGAAAGTTCGCAAAATCCTTCAAGTATAACTGCAAGCAATTTGCAAAATTCTTCAAATATACCAAGCTCAAGCTCCAATCAAAATTGGTTCATCTCTTTATTTACTTCAACTAAAGGGAAAACAGCCACTAAGCAAG GTGACACTTTCCACGAACCTTCTCGAACTGGTCCTGCTGACCTGCATCAATCAACAATTACTTCAACTATACCATCCTCCCCTGATATCAGTCATCCAGAAGGTCAACTCGCTGATGCAGCTCCAATTAAGAATTCAAAACGGACGCCAGATGTTAATCACGGACATGGATCGGTGAATTCTACAATTTCCTCAAATGGAGTGCAGAGTGTTGTGCAGGATTTCATAGATTTTTCAGAAAAAGAGCAGTCACTAACCAGAAAACCGAGGACCGACAACGGAGAGAAAAATAAGACTTCAGTGGATACAATTAAAACAA ATACTGTTGAAGTTACGTCCTCAATGAACTATTCTAATGGGATGGTATCCGAGTACAAGAGTGTTAACTCGGTAACTACTACTTCAAGTGAAACATTTGTTAGTTCTAGAGAAACCACAAAAGGCGCCATTCAGAACCATTATCAAGAGAAACCTGAATTACTTGTTCCTATAAGTGTAACTGTAGGGTCTCTAATCGTTGAGAATTCACCGAATGATGTGAACAAGCCGCTTGAATTTGTTAAGAATAATGATTCCTCTTTGAGGCAAGGTGGAGCACAATCACCATTTGACAGCACACGTTCTCCAATAGATGCTACGTTTCCATCGAAAATGGATAGTACACTGATTGAGAAAACGAGAAACGAGATCAATGAGAAGATAAATAATTATgttggaaaagaaaataact ATGATGTGATTGTTGATGTTGATAGAGAAGCAAATGAATCAACAACATTGCAGACAGAAGATAATGTTCCAGTGGATGGTGCTATTGTGACAGATTCACAAACTCAAGTAGGTATTGGTGCACAACCAAGAGATGAAATTGGTGAGCCAAAAAAATGGGAAATAGTTAAAAGCATTGTGTATGGTGGTTTAGTTGAGTCAATCACGAGTCTAGGAATTGTCTCATCTGCAGCTAGTTCCGGTGCTACTCCAT TGAATATTATTGCATTGGGATTTGCAAATCTGATTGGTGGACTTTTCATCCTTGGTCATAAT CTTAAAGAGTTGAAAGATAACCACTCTAGAGGGCAACAACagcaaacaaatattcaagatCGGTATCAAGAACAACTAGGAAGCAGATCGAACTTTGTGTTTCATGCAGTTATAGCTGTTCTGTCATTCCTAATATTTGGTTCTGTCCCTCTTATTATCTACGGTGTCTTGATTAATAAGAACTACTATGACGAAGTTAAGCTTGCAATAGTGGCAGCAACTTCTGTTGCATGCATCATTCTCCTTACTATTGGGAAAGTTTATACAGCAAGACCACCAAAATCTTACATCAAAACTGTGTTATACTATGTCACAATGGCACTTGCAGCCTCAGGAATATCTTACATAGCAGGAAAATTAATCAAGGATCTTATAGATAAGTTCAGCCACTCAGAGTCTGGTTTTGCTATTACCATGCCTATATCAGAGACAAATATGGAAACAGCATGGATGTCATACTGA
- the LOC123920207 gene encoding membrane protein of ER body 2-like isoform X1, with the protein MEQENQHQVMIVHDNNDEEVDDFALKRKDNNLVTDVVVTSSSTSSSDSMSNGDSRHHSNGRTSTIVTDPDESSLQKEEEVEEKRNVGECNSDFGDDKEEDCVPVGLGLVAEFVEQEATNGEEVKITDATLCYESSDILQNKYNVYFDKQQGVWKCHHCTWSTKRFDSSSTVPIWNLKGYREMPMNINTLIQHGPCFVWETKGNEVNGHNRVQNGDATKHEKSKFDEQVENSDIQNSLSRKVENQHMSIVVDKVPSGSEQSASHDSSDRQVTTPAVNFCEETKKESDSKKEIDQQEKEFDVELVIAKQETHDLYCPNCKSCITKRVILKKRKRNIHVLDKKGKRDRLDLVVDDNVANSTTTPEVNQGDYPNVISEITTLEPPAAAAAAAAAADDDDDNDDHPDKEVEVFRCLSCFSIFIPSGKGFNLFRNFGGASKQESSQNPSSITASNLQNSSNIPSSSSNQNWFISLFTSTKGKTATKQAGDTFHEPSRTGPADLHQSTITSTIPSSPDISHPEGQLADAAPIKNSKRTPDVNHGHGSVNSTISSNGVQSVVQDFIDFSEKEQSLTRKPRTDNGEKNKTSVDTIKTNTVEVTSSMNYSNGMVSEYKSVNSVTTTSSETFVSSRETTKGAIQNHYQEKPELLVPISVTVGSLIVENSPNDVNKPLEFVKNNDSSLRQGGAQSPFDSTRSPIDATFPSKMDSTLIEKTRNEINEKINNYVGKENNYDVIVDVDREANESTTLQTEDNVPVDGAIVTDSQTQVGIGAQPRDEIGEPKKWEIVKSIVYGGLVESITSLGIVSSAASSGATPLNIIALGFANLIGGLFILGHNLKELKDNHSRGQQQQTNIQDRYQEQLGSRSNFVFHAVIAVLSFLIFGSVPLIIYGVLINKNYYDEVKLAIVAATSVACIILLTIGKVYTARPPKSYIKTVLYYVTMALAASGISYIAGKLIKDLIDKFSHSESGFAITMPISETNMETAWMSY; encoded by the exons ATGGAGCAAGAAAACCAACATCAAGTCATGATTGTGCATGATAACAATGATGAAGAAGTGGATGATTTTGCTTTGAAAAGAAAGGACAACAACCTCGTTACAGATGTTGTTGTCACATCCTCTTCTACTTCTTCTTCTGATAGCATGAGCAATGGTGATAGTAGGCATCATAGCAATGGAAGAACTTCAACAATTGTCACCGACCCAGATGAATCTTCTTTACAGAAAGAGGAAGAAGttgaagagaaaagaaatgttgGTGAATGTAATAGTGATTTTGGTGATGATAAAGAAGAAGATTGTGTACCTGTTGGACTTGGACTAGTAGCTGAATTTGTAGAACAAGAAGCAACAAATGGAGAAGAAGTCAAAATAACTGATGCTACTCTTTGTTATGAATCTTCTGATATATTGCAGAACAAGTACAATGTTTACTTTGACAAACAACAAG GAGTTTGGAAATGTCACCATTGCACATGGTCGACCAAGCGATTTGACAGTTCTTCGACTGTGCCAATTTGGAATCTTAAGGGGTACCGTGAAATGCCGATGAATATCAATACTTTGATTCAACATGGACCTTGTTTTGTTTGGGAAACTAAAG GCAATGAAGTTAACGGACATAACAGAGTTCAAAATGGCGATGCTACCAAACATGAGAAGAGTAAATTCGATGAACAAGTTGAAAATTCAGATATTCAAAATAGTTTAAGCAGAAAAGTCGAGAACCAACATATGAGCATCGTCGTTGACAAAGTTCCTTCAGGTTCAGAACAATCTGCTTCACATGATTCATCTGACAGACAAGTTACTACACCGGCTGTGAATTTCTGTGaagaaacaaaaaaggaaaGCGACTCGAAAAAAGAAATTGACCAACAAGAGAAAGAGTTTGATGTTGAGCTAGTAATTGCAAAACAAGAGACACATGATTTGTATTGTCCTAATTGCAAATCATGCATTACTAAAAGAGTTATcctcaagaaaagaaaaaggaacatTCATGTATTAGACAAGAAAGGCAAACGCGATAGGTTGGACCTTGTAGTTGACGATAATGTGGCTAATAGTACTACTACACCTGAAGTCAACCAAGGTGATTATCCAAATGTAATATCTGAAATTACTACTCTGGAGCCacctgctgctgctgctgctgctgctgctgctgctgatgatgatgatgataatgatgatcatCCTGACAAAGAAGTTGAAGTATTCAGATGTTTATCATGCTTCAGCATCTTTATTCCTAGTG GAAAAGGTTTCAATCTGTTCCGTAATTTTGGTGGTGCCAGCAAGCAAGAAAGTTCGCAAAATCCTTCAAGTATAACTGCAAGCAATTTGCAAAATTCTTCAAATATACCAAGCTCAAGCTCCAATCAAAATTGGTTCATCTCTTTATTTACTTCAACTAAAGGGAAAACAGCCACTAAGCAAG CAGGTGACACTTTCCACGAACCTTCTCGAACTGGTCCTGCTGACCTGCATCAATCAACAATTACTTCAACTATACCATCCTCCCCTGATATCAGTCATCCAGAAGGTCAACTCGCTGATGCAGCTCCAATTAAGAATTCAAAACGGACGCCAGATGTTAATCACGGACATGGATCGGTGAATTCTACAATTTCCTCAAATGGAGTGCAGAGTGTTGTGCAGGATTTCATAGATTTTTCAGAAAAAGAGCAGTCACTAACCAGAAAACCGAGGACCGACAACGGAGAGAAAAATAAGACTTCAGTGGATACAATTAAAACAA ATACTGTTGAAGTTACGTCCTCAATGAACTATTCTAATGGGATGGTATCCGAGTACAAGAGTGTTAACTCGGTAACTACTACTTCAAGTGAAACATTTGTTAGTTCTAGAGAAACCACAAAAGGCGCCATTCAGAACCATTATCAAGAGAAACCTGAATTACTTGTTCCTATAAGTGTAACTGTAGGGTCTCTAATCGTTGAGAATTCACCGAATGATGTGAACAAGCCGCTTGAATTTGTTAAGAATAATGATTCCTCTTTGAGGCAAGGTGGAGCACAATCACCATTTGACAGCACACGTTCTCCAATAGATGCTACGTTTCCATCGAAAATGGATAGTACACTGATTGAGAAAACGAGAAACGAGATCAATGAGAAGATAAATAATTATgttggaaaagaaaataact ATGATGTGATTGTTGATGTTGATAGAGAAGCAAATGAATCAACAACATTGCAGACAGAAGATAATGTTCCAGTGGATGGTGCTATTGTGACAGATTCACAAACTCAAGTAGGTATTGGTGCACAACCAAGAGATGAAATTGGTGAGCCAAAAAAATGGGAAATAGTTAAAAGCATTGTGTATGGTGGTTTAGTTGAGTCAATCACGAGTCTAGGAATTGTCTCATCTGCAGCTAGTTCCGGTGCTACTCCAT TGAATATTATTGCATTGGGATTTGCAAATCTGATTGGTGGACTTTTCATCCTTGGTCATAAT CTTAAAGAGTTGAAAGATAACCACTCTAGAGGGCAACAACagcaaacaaatattcaagatCGGTATCAAGAACAACTAGGAAGCAGATCGAACTTTGTGTTTCATGCAGTTATAGCTGTTCTGTCATTCCTAATATTTGGTTCTGTCCCTCTTATTATCTACGGTGTCTTGATTAATAAGAACTACTATGACGAAGTTAAGCTTGCAATAGTGGCAGCAACTTCTGTTGCATGCATCATTCTCCTTACTATTGGGAAAGTTTATACAGCAAGACCACCAAAATCTTACATCAAAACTGTGTTATACTATGTCACAATGGCACTTGCAGCCTCAGGAATATCTTACATAGCAGGAAAATTAATCAAGGATCTTATAGATAAGTTCAGCCACTCAGAGTCTGGTTTTGCTATTACCATGCCTATATCAGAGACAAATATGGAAACAGCATGGATGTCATACTGA
- the LOC123920207 gene encoding membrane protein of ER body-like protein isoform X3 produces the protein MEQENQHQVMIVHDNNDEEVDDFALKRKDNNLVTDVVVTSSSTSSSDSMSNGDSRHHSNGRTSTIVTDPDESSLQKEEEVEEKRNVGECNSDFGDDKEEDCVPVGLGLVAEFVEQEATNGEEVKITDATLCYESSDILQNKYNVYFDKQQGNEVNGHNRVQNGDATKHEKSKFDEQVENSDIQNSLSRKVENQHMSIVVDKVPSGSEQSASHDSSDRQVTTPAVNFCEETKKESDSKKEIDQQEKEFDVELVIAKQETHDLYCPNCKSCITKRVILKKRKRNIHVLDKKGKRDRLDLVVDDNVANSTTTPEVNQGDYPNVISEITTLEPPAAAAAAAAAADDDDDNDDHPDKEVEVFRCLSCFSIFIPSGKGFNLFRNFGGASKQESSQNPSSITASNLQNSSNIPSSSSNQNWFISLFTSTKGKTATKQAGDTFHEPSRTGPADLHQSTITSTIPSSPDISHPEGQLADAAPIKNSKRTPDVNHGHGSVNSTISSNGVQSVVQDFIDFSEKEQSLTRKPRTDNGEKNKTSVDTIKTNTVEVTSSMNYSNGMVSEYKSVNSVTTTSSETFVSSRETTKGAIQNHYQEKPELLVPISVTVGSLIVENSPNDVNKPLEFVKNNDSSLRQGGAQSPFDSTRSPIDATFPSKMDSTLIEKTRNEINEKINNYVGKENNYDVIVDVDREANESTTLQTEDNVPVDGAIVTDSQTQVGIGAQPRDEIGEPKKWEIVKSIVYGGLVESITSLGIVSSAASSGATPLNIIALGFANLIGGLFILGHNLKELKDNHSRGQQQQTNIQDRYQEQLGSRSNFVFHAVIAVLSFLIFGSVPLIIYGVLINKNYYDEVKLAIVAATSVACIILLTIGKVYTARPPKSYIKTVLYYVTMALAASGISYIAGKLIKDLIDKFSHSESGFAITMPISETNMETAWMSY, from the exons ATGGAGCAAGAAAACCAACATCAAGTCATGATTGTGCATGATAACAATGATGAAGAAGTGGATGATTTTGCTTTGAAAAGAAAGGACAACAACCTCGTTACAGATGTTGTTGTCACATCCTCTTCTACTTCTTCTTCTGATAGCATGAGCAATGGTGATAGTAGGCATCATAGCAATGGAAGAACTTCAACAATTGTCACCGACCCAGATGAATCTTCTTTACAGAAAGAGGAAGAAGttgaagagaaaagaaatgttgGTGAATGTAATAGTGATTTTGGTGATGATAAAGAAGAAGATTGTGTACCTGTTGGACTTGGACTAGTAGCTGAATTTGTAGAACAAGAAGCAACAAATGGAGAAGAAGTCAAAATAACTGATGCTACTCTTTGTTATGAATCTTCTGATATATTGCAGAACAAGTACAATGTTTACTTTGACAAACAACAAG GCAATGAAGTTAACGGACATAACAGAGTTCAAAATGGCGATGCTACCAAACATGAGAAGAGTAAATTCGATGAACAAGTTGAAAATTCAGATATTCAAAATAGTTTAAGCAGAAAAGTCGAGAACCAACATATGAGCATCGTCGTTGACAAAGTTCCTTCAGGTTCAGAACAATCTGCTTCACATGATTCATCTGACAGACAAGTTACTACACCGGCTGTGAATTTCTGTGaagaaacaaaaaaggaaaGCGACTCGAAAAAAGAAATTGACCAACAAGAGAAAGAGTTTGATGTTGAGCTAGTAATTGCAAAACAAGAGACACATGATTTGTATTGTCCTAATTGCAAATCATGCATTACTAAAAGAGTTATcctcaagaaaagaaaaaggaacatTCATGTATTAGACAAGAAAGGCAAACGCGATAGGTTGGACCTTGTAGTTGACGATAATGTGGCTAATAGTACTACTACACCTGAAGTCAACCAAGGTGATTATCCAAATGTAATATCTGAAATTACTACTCTGGAGCCacctgctgctgctgctgctgctgctgctgctgctgatgatgatgatgataatgatgatcatCCTGACAAAGAAGTTGAAGTATTCAGATGTTTATCATGCTTCAGCATCTTTATTCCTAGTG GAAAAGGTTTCAATCTGTTCCGTAATTTTGGTGGTGCCAGCAAGCAAGAAAGTTCGCAAAATCCTTCAAGTATAACTGCAAGCAATTTGCAAAATTCTTCAAATATACCAAGCTCAAGCTCCAATCAAAATTGGTTCATCTCTTTATTTACTTCAACTAAAGGGAAAACAGCCACTAAGCAAG CAGGTGACACTTTCCACGAACCTTCTCGAACTGGTCCTGCTGACCTGCATCAATCAACAATTACTTCAACTATACCATCCTCCCCTGATATCAGTCATCCAGAAGGTCAACTCGCTGATGCAGCTCCAATTAAGAATTCAAAACGGACGCCAGATGTTAATCACGGACATGGATCGGTGAATTCTACAATTTCCTCAAATGGAGTGCAGAGTGTTGTGCAGGATTTCATAGATTTTTCAGAAAAAGAGCAGTCACTAACCAGAAAACCGAGGACCGACAACGGAGAGAAAAATAAGACTTCAGTGGATACAATTAAAACAA ATACTGTTGAAGTTACGTCCTCAATGAACTATTCTAATGGGATGGTATCCGAGTACAAGAGTGTTAACTCGGTAACTACTACTTCAAGTGAAACATTTGTTAGTTCTAGAGAAACCACAAAAGGCGCCATTCAGAACCATTATCAAGAGAAACCTGAATTACTTGTTCCTATAAGTGTAACTGTAGGGTCTCTAATCGTTGAGAATTCACCGAATGATGTGAACAAGCCGCTTGAATTTGTTAAGAATAATGATTCCTCTTTGAGGCAAGGTGGAGCACAATCACCATTTGACAGCACACGTTCTCCAATAGATGCTACGTTTCCATCGAAAATGGATAGTACACTGATTGAGAAAACGAGAAACGAGATCAATGAGAAGATAAATAATTATgttggaaaagaaaataact ATGATGTGATTGTTGATGTTGATAGAGAAGCAAATGAATCAACAACATTGCAGACAGAAGATAATGTTCCAGTGGATGGTGCTATTGTGACAGATTCACAAACTCAAGTAGGTATTGGTGCACAACCAAGAGATGAAATTGGTGAGCCAAAAAAATGGGAAATAGTTAAAAGCATTGTGTATGGTGGTTTAGTTGAGTCAATCACGAGTCTAGGAATTGTCTCATCTGCAGCTAGTTCCGGTGCTACTCCAT TGAATATTATTGCATTGGGATTTGCAAATCTGATTGGTGGACTTTTCATCCTTGGTCATAAT CTTAAAGAGTTGAAAGATAACCACTCTAGAGGGCAACAACagcaaacaaatattcaagatCGGTATCAAGAACAACTAGGAAGCAGATCGAACTTTGTGTTTCATGCAGTTATAGCTGTTCTGTCATTCCTAATATTTGGTTCTGTCCCTCTTATTATCTACGGTGTCTTGATTAATAAGAACTACTATGACGAAGTTAAGCTTGCAATAGTGGCAGCAACTTCTGTTGCATGCATCATTCTCCTTACTATTGGGAAAGTTTATACAGCAAGACCACCAAAATCTTACATCAAAACTGTGTTATACTATGTCACAATGGCACTTGCAGCCTCAGGAATATCTTACATAGCAGGAAAATTAATCAAGGATCTTATAGATAAGTTCAGCCACTCAGAGTCTGGTTTTGCTATTACCATGCCTATATCAGAGACAAATATGGAAACAGCATGGATGTCATACTGA